In Topomyia yanbarensis strain Yona2022 chromosome 2, ASM3024719v1, whole genome shotgun sequence, one DNA window encodes the following:
- the LOC131682052 gene encoding mantle protein-like, which yields MKAFVVFAMAIAIVASAAVEKKEAEKSAAPAEGEKKQDKRGLWDLGYGYDSHGWDSSSHLSHGWEEPHVTTIIKKEHVPVPYEVEKHVPYPVKVPYPVTVEKHVPVVVEKKVPVYVEKPVAYPVKVPYKVKEYVEVPKPYPVHIEKPYPVIVKKPVVVEKHVPVYVKSHGWEPHSHSYSEYHSYH from the exons ATGAAG GCTTTCGTAGTGTTTGCTATGGCCATCGCCATCGTGGCCAGTGCTGCCGTGGAAAAGAAGGAGGCTGAAAAGTCAGCTGCTCCAGCGGAAGGCGAGAAGAAGCAGGACAAACGAGGTCTGTGGGATTTGGGATACGGATATGACTCGCATGGTTGGGATTCATCATCGCATCTGTCGCATGGATGGGAGGAACCTCACGTCACTACCATCATCAAGAAGGAACACGTTCCAGTGCCATATGAAGTTGAGAAGCACGTCCCATACCCGGTGAAGGTCCCATACCCAGTAACTGTCGAAAAGCACGTGCCAGTCGTTGTGGAGAAGAAGGTTCCAGTTTACGTCGAGAAGCCAGTTGCCTACCCAGTCAAGGTTCCGTACAAGGTTAAGGAATATGTCGAAGTCCCCAAGCCATACCCAGTGCACATTGAAAAACCATACCCAGTCATCGTCAAGAAGCCAGTGGTCGTCGAAAAGCATGTCCCAGTCTACGTCAAGTCCCACGGCTGGGAGCCCCATAGCCACTCCTACTCCGAGTACCATTCGTACCACTAA